The Halomonas sp. THAF5a genome segment ACACCCCTGCAACCGACTCTGCCGGTGACCGTGCTCTCCGGGTTCCTGGGCGCCGGCAAGACCACGCTGCTCAACCATATCCTCGCCAATCGCGAGGGTCGTCGAGTGGCGGTGATCGTCAACGACATGAGCGAGGTCAACATCGATGCCTCGCTGGTCCGGGGTGCCCCCGGCGAGCCGGGCGAGGTCACGCTCAATCGTGCCGAGGAGCAGCTCGTTGAGATGAGCAACGGCTGCATCTGCTGCACCCTGCGCGAAGACCTGCTGGTCGAGGTACGACGACTCGCCGAGGAGGGCCGCTTCGATACCCTGGTCATCGAGTCGACCGGCATCTCCGAGCCGCTGCCGGTCGCCGAGACCTTTACCTTCGCCGACGAGAACGGGGAAAGTCTCTCGCAGGTGGCGCGGCTCGATACCCTGGTCACGGTGGTCGATGGGGCGAACTTCCTCGGCCAGTATCGCGAGGCCCAGTCACTCGCCGAGGCGGGCGAGAGCCTGGGCGAAGAGGATGAGCGCAACGTCGCCGACCTGCTGGTCGACCAGATCGAGTTCTGCGACGTGTTGCTGATCAGCAAGACCGATCTGCTCGACGCCCAGCAGCTTGACGAGCTGAAGGCGGTGCTGCGCTCGCTCAACCCCGAGGCCGAGCTGATTCCCATCACTCATGGCCGTGTACCGCTGGAGAAGGTGCTCGACACCGGCCGCTTCAGCTTCGAGCGCGCCCAGCAGGCCCCGGGCTGGTTGAAGGAGCTGCGCGGCGAGCACGTGCCGGAGACCGAGGAGTACGGCATCTCGAGTTTCGCCTACCACGCTCGGCGTCCCTTCCATCCGCAGGCATTCTTCGACCTGCTCCACGGTGACTGGTTCGGCGGCAAGCTGCTGCGCTCCAAGGGCTTCTTCTGGCTGGCCACCCGGCCGCAGTTCGCGGGCCAGTGGAGCCAGGCCGGCGGCATCGCCCACTACGGTTTCGCCGGCCTGTTCTGGAAGGCCGTCCCCGAGGCGAACTGGCCCGATGACCCCGACTATCGCGCGGCCATCATAGACAAGTGGCAGGAGCCCTTCGGCGACATGCGCCAGGAGCTGGTCTTCATCGGCCAGAACCTCGACGAGGCGCGCATTCGCCAGGCGCTGGATGCCTGCCTGCTCAGCGACGAAGAGCTGCTGGCCGGCAAGGACGCCTGGCAGGCGCTGCCCGACCCCTTCCCCGCCTGGGAGTAAGCCATGCCCACGGAAGACCTCATTCCGGTCACGGTACTGACCGGATTTCTCGGCAGCGGCAAGACGACCTTGCTCAACCAACTGGTGCGCCAGCCTGCCATGCGTGATGCGCTGGTGGTGATCAACGAGTTCGGGGATATCGGGCTCGACCACCGGCTGGTCGCCGAAGGCGATGAGCATAGCGTGGTGGAGATGAGCAGCGGCTGCCTGTGCTGCACCATCCGCGGGGACCTCAGTCGCAGCGTCCAGCAGGCGCTGGAGCGCCTCGACCGTGGAGAGGGTCGACCGATCTCGCGGATGGTGATCGAGACCACGGGGCTGGCCGATCCGGCGCCGATTCTCCAGACCCTCATGACCGACCACTGGCTGGCCCACCGCTTTCGGCTGGATGGCGTGGTGTGTCTGGTGGATGCGGCCAACGGCATCTCGACCCTCAACGCCCATCGCGAATCTCAACGACAGGCGGCCATCGCCGACTGCCTGCTGATCACCAAGGCCGACCTGGTCGACGACAGCCGCCTGACGCGGCTCGCCGAGCGGCTGACCGAGATCAATCCGGCGGCCGAGCAGTGGACCGTGCACCACGGTGAGATCGAGGCCGAGCGGCTCACCGCCAAGCGCCTGCCCGTCTCGGAGCACGCCGACCGGCAGGCCGAGGACTGGCTGAGCGCGGGCGCCTACCTCCAGGTGTCTTCCCTCTCGGGACTGGCGCCCACGGCCAGCGCCGCCTTTGCGCCGATGCTGGCCCCCGCCGGCGAAGCGCCACTGAGCCGGCACGGCGAGCAGATACGCTCGTTCTGCTTCAGTGTGGAGGCGCCCATCGCGCCCGAGGTGCTGGAGGACTGGCTGGAGCTAGTGATGAGCCTGCTCGGCGACAGGATGCTGCGCATCAAGGCGATCGTGAACGTCGCGGGTCGGCCACAGCCGCTGGCCCTGCATGGGGTTCAGCATATCTTCCACCCGCCGGTGGCCCTGCCGTCGAAGGCGTGCCCCGATGGGGTCTCACGCTTCGTCTTCATCACCAGCGGCGTGGCGCCTGACGCCGTCACGCGGCTGTTCGACTACTTCGACCGCTAGTCGTCATTCACAAGCGAGCCCTACATGGAACAGCACTCTCTGGAAGACATCGCCGCCGCGCCT includes the following:
- the zigA gene encoding zinc metallochaperone GTPase ZigA, producing MTPLQPTLPVTVLSGFLGAGKTTLLNHILANREGRRVAVIVNDMSEVNIDASLVRGAPGEPGEVTLNRAEEQLVEMSNGCICCTLREDLLVEVRRLAEEGRFDTLVIESTGISEPLPVAETFTFADENGESLSQVARLDTLVTVVDGANFLGQYREAQSLAEAGESLGEEDERNVADLLVDQIEFCDVLLISKTDLLDAQQLDELKAVLRSLNPEAELIPITHGRVPLEKVLDTGRFSFERAQQAPGWLKELRGEHVPETEEYGISSFAYHARRPFHPQAFFDLLHGDWFGGKLLRSKGFFWLATRPQFAGQWSQAGGIAHYGFAGLFWKAVPEANWPDDPDYRAAIIDKWQEPFGDMRQELVFIGQNLDEARIRQALDACLLSDEELLAGKDAWQALPDPFPAWE
- a CDS encoding GTP-binding protein; the encoded protein is MPTEDLIPVTVLTGFLGSGKTTLLNQLVRQPAMRDALVVINEFGDIGLDHRLVAEGDEHSVVEMSSGCLCCTIRGDLSRSVQQALERLDRGEGRPISRMVIETTGLADPAPILQTLMTDHWLAHRFRLDGVVCLVDAANGISTLNAHRESQRQAAIADCLLITKADLVDDSRLTRLAERLTEINPAAEQWTVHHGEIEAERLTAKRLPVSEHADRQAEDWLSAGAYLQVSSLSGLAPTASAAFAPMLAPAGEAPLSRHGEQIRSFCFSVEAPIAPEVLEDWLELVMSLLGDRMLRIKAIVNVAGRPQPLALHGVQHIFHPPVALPSKACPDGVSRFVFITSGVAPDAVTRLFDYFDR